A genomic segment from Triticum dicoccoides isolate Atlit2015 ecotype Zavitan chromosome 1A, WEW_v2.0, whole genome shotgun sequence encodes:
- the LOC119270684 gene encoding dof zinc finger protein 2-like yields MASPFPPGSSSSSASSPLSYLIPRQPPPSSVVAQGFSCGALVQQAGGLYGADGVGALEVRQGGRHAGHPPLPRPPPRQCPRCRSANTKFCYYNNYSRKQPRYFCRACRRHWTEGGTLRDVPVGGGRKNRRNGGGKGGAKAPSTVVTTEVSAAAATAATQGSGAGGPAGAVDAFIPADILRQMLSQSASFTAVGGGGGYGIDLSAWQQMSGAAPAPQGASDVGAAGGTAPAADANCGTGAQYWSGWQLQDDMPGFDGTF; encoded by the coding sequence ATGGCGTCGCCCTTTCCGCccggctcttcttcctcttccgctTCGTCGCCCCTCTCTTACCTGATCCCTAGGCAGCCGCCGCCTTCCTCCGTCGTGGCGCAGGGCTTCTCGTGCGGCGCTCTGGTGCAGCAGGCCGGAGGATTATACGGTGCCGACGGCGTCGGGGCGCTGGAGGTGAGGCAGGGGGGCAGGCACGCGGGCCACCCGCCgctgccgcgcccgccgccgcggcAGTGCCCGCGCTGCAGGTCGGCCAACACCAAGTTCTGCTACTACAACAACTACAGCCGCAAGCAGCCGCGCTACTTCTGCCGGGCGTGCCGCCGGCACTGGACCGAGGGCGGCACGCTCCGCGACGTGCCCGTCGGTGGCGGCCGCAAGAACAGGCGCAACGGCGGGGGCAAGGGCGGCGCTAAGGCTCCCTCCACCGTCGTCACCACGGAGGTgtctgctgcggcggcgacggcggctacccAGGGCAGCGGTGCAGGCGGACCGGCCGGCGCCGTCGACGCGTTCATCCCGGCCGACATCCTGAGGCAGATGCTGTCCCAGTCGGCAAGCTTCACGGccgtcggcgggggcggcggctacggcatcgACCTGAGCGCGTGGCAGCAAATGAGCGGTGCCGCACCAGCACCGCAGGGCGCCAGCGATGTTGGCGCGGCCGGAGGCACGGCTCCGGCGGCAGATGCCAACTGCGGCACAGGCGCGCAGTACTGGAGCGGatggcagctgcaggatgacatgcccgGTTTCGACGGGACTTTCTAA